A single window of Channa argus isolate prfri chromosome 12, Channa argus male v1.0, whole genome shotgun sequence DNA harbors:
- the LOC137138008 gene encoding Fc receptor-like B: CYFLPFFLKCTETLTVHLTVSPNSAQFFEDQSLTISCEDVDSSAEWTVMMNTTIGTMLQCEYGLNESHRFTCKLNHIARLDRGVYWCESREGSTSNSITITVIGGAVILQSPVLPVMEGHDVSLHCQTKRPPSKLPADFYKDGSLIRTEPTGHMTIHHVTKSDEGLYKCHISSHGESPPSWIYVTEKPTTTSASPICTVSPCAFSSLHPWIKPVLHLVVFCQFLICAVIMVSLYRKMLTGKTHQSQLFVTELLF; this comes from the exons TGTTACTTTTTACCATTTTTCCTCAAATGCACTGAAACTCTCACAGTTCatctgactgtgagtcccaACAGTGCTCAGTTCTTTGAGGATCAGTCTCTTACTATCAGCTGTGAGGACGTCGACAGCTCTGCTGAATGGACAGTGATGATGAACACAACTATAGGCACAATGCTACAGTGTGAATATGGATTGAATGAATCACATAGGTTTACCTGTAAACTCAACCACATTGCCAGATTGGACAggggagtttactggtgtgagtccagagagggatcaaccagtaacagcatcaccatcactgtcattg gtggagcagtgatcctgcagagtcctgtcctccctgtgatggagggacatgatgtctctctgcactgtcaaacaaagaggcctccctccaagctcccagctgatttctataaagatggctccctcatcaggactgagcctacaggtcacatgaccatccaccatgttaccaagtctgatgaaggcctctacaagtgtcacatcagcagtcatggagagtctccacccagctggatctacgtcacag aaaaacctacaaccaCATCTGCATCCCCCATATGTACAGTATCACCATGTGccttctcctccctccatccttgGATCAAACCAGtcctccacctggtggtgttctgTCAGTTCCTCATCTGCGCTGTCATCATGGTGTCTTTATATCGAAAGATGCTCACAGGTAAAACTCATCAGTCACAGTTGTTTGTAACAGAACTTTTGTTTTAA
- the LOC137136961 gene encoding myelin protein P0-like encodes MSNVTLRWILFMCLLCSCWLIHSASADLNVEGKPGDNVTLQCQGTEEFTFIKWNKPDLKSEYYVYFIRDKELYKQYQHESFQDRVELKEPNMKNRDASVILKNININDAGTYECFVGDEGSSELINRVTLTVHQPGDEAESDGNNRGHVGLAVGLSVVGVILVAVGVVAFLIFRKRSTELHTNLLKVQVNDRCSCKMSQISYSQCSM; translated from the exons ATGTCTAACGTCACTTTAAGGTGGATTTTGTTCATGTGCCTTCTTTGCTCGTGTTGGCTGATCCATTCTGCCTCAGCAG ATCTAAATGTTGAAGGGAAACCTGGAGATAATGTCACTCTGCAGTGTCAGGGGACAGAAGAGTTTACATTTATCAAGTGGAACAAACCTGATCTGAAGTCAGAGTATTATGTCTACTTCATTAGAGATAAGGAGTTATATAAACAGTACCAGCATGAATCTTTTCAAGATCGGGTTGAGCTTAAAGAGCCAAACATGAAGAACAGAGACGCATCAGTGATTCTGAAGAACATCAATATCAACGACgctggaacatatgagtgtttTGTTGGAGATGAAGGCAGTTCTGAGCTCATCAACAGAGTCACTTTGACAGTTCATcaaccag gTGATGAAGCAGAATCAGATGGAAACAACAGAGGACATGTTGGACTGGCAGTGGGTTTGTCAGTTGTTGGTGTGATTCTTGTTGCTGTtggtgttgttgcttttctgatCTTTAGAAAAAGATCCACAGAGCTTCATACTAACCTGCTGAAAGTGCAGGTGAATGACAGATGTagctgtaaaatgtctcagatcTCTTACAGCCAATGTAGCATGTGA
- the LOC137136943 gene encoding uncharacterized protein, translating into MFVNEANSWTAPLPFRSPRHRLPNNRDQAVKRFPTLCRMLNKRPEMNQHFFAFMKKIFDLGHAEPAPPLNKEKECWYLPIFGVYHPRKPGQIRVVFDSSATHEGISLNSVLLSGPDLNNTLLGVLIRFRKEPVAVTADIQQMFYCFTVREDHRDFLRFLWFEDNDPEKPIREYRMTVHVFGNSPSPAIAIYGLKRAALERQDEYSKEAKQFVLRNFYVDDGLTSFSSDAEAIRVLNETRQMLADSNICLHKIASNSPEVMKAFPSQEWAKELKDLDLGADPLPLQRSLGLNWNLQKDSFTFLVSREEKPFTRRGVLSTVNSLYDPLGFAAPITMQGKALIRELCSEKCDWDAPLPSDKETQWRAWQTSLVDLEKLQIPRQYIHTSLHTTLRRELCVFADASTLAVSAVAYLRAFDEEGQVHVGFCMGKSKLAPRQPHTVPRLELCAAVLAVELADTLLEELDIEIHEVKYYTDSKVVLGYINNTSRRFYVYVANRVARIRKSTNPTQWYFVNTQHNPADHGTRPVPVSLLWSTSWLTGPDFLKKVSEDAPPQPDSFELVEPASDVELRPLITTFTTKVGTTQLGSHRFKRFSRWRLLIHGVAKLIQKIRSSLKAPEKDMKKLDELKQAKNIIIRSVQEEEFKEELKSLSKGKFVPEHSPLKSLSVILDSEGLIRIGGRLSSAEIPWEQRHPIVIPKNYHVALLLVQFYHEQVAHQGRHITEGAIRSAGLWILGGKRLVSSVIHKCVTCRRLRGKMEQQRMSDMPADRLTQAPPFTHVGLDVFGPWNICVRRTRSGASENKRWAVMFTCLVTRAVHIEVIESLSTSSFINALRRFVAIRGPVKLFQSDRGTNFVGACKEFQFAAEDPELQSYFKDEGCTWKFNPPYSSHMGGVWERMIGVARRILDAMLLKVHTPSISHEVLTTLMAEVSAIMNGRPLVPISTDPEQPDLLTPGSIFTQKTELVSAPPGVFDPNELHRKQWKQVQCLANSFWKRWRQEYLATLQPRRKWQAVGPNLEIGDVVLLKDSQAKRNEWPVGLIVNTFPGQDNRVRKVEVRVVKGGTPRVYIRPISECVLLIKGT; encoded by the coding sequence ATGTTTGTGAATGAGGCAAACAGCTGGACAGCCCCTTTACCCTTCAGGTCACCAAGACACCGACTCCCAAACAATCGAGACCAAGCAGTGAAGCGTTTCCCAACACTGTGCCGTATGCTCAACAAAAGACCAGAAATGAACCAACATTTCTTCGCATTCATGAAGAAAATCTTTGATTTAGGTCATGCAGAACCAGCTCCACCACTCAACAAGGAAAAAGAGTGTTGGTATTTACCAATCTTTGGTGTTTATCATCCTCGCAAACCAGGTCAGATACGTGTAGTATTTGACTCAAGTGCTACCCATGAGGGCATCTCCCTGAACAGTGTTCTACTGAGTGGCCCAGATTTGAACAATACGCTTCTTGGGGTCCTCATTCGTTTTCGCAAGGAACCAGTCGCTGTAACAGCAGACATACAACAGATGTTCTATTGTTTCACTGTTCGTGAGGATCACCGGGACTTTTTGCGTTTCTTATGGTTTGAAGATAATGATCCTGAAAAACCCATCAGAGAGTACCGCATGACAGTTCATGTGTTCGGCAACAGCCCTTCTCCTGCCATTGCTATATATGGCCTAAAAAGAGCTGCTCTGGAAAGACAAGATGAATATAGTAAGGAGGCAAAACAGTTTGTCCTAAGAAACTTTTATGTTGATGATGGATTAACCTCATTCTCCAGTGATGCTGAAGCCATTCGTGTTCTGAACGAAACAAGACAGATGTTAGCAGACTCAAACATTTGTCTCCACAAAATAGCTTCCAACAGTCCCGAGGTAATGAAGGCATTCCCCTCACAGGAATGGGCTAAGGAGCTAAAAGACCTTGACCTTGGTGCAGACCCTTTACCTCTGCAGCGGAGTTTAGGGCTCAACTGGAATTTGCAAAAGGACAGCTTCACCTTCCTTGTCTCCCGAGAAGAAAAGCCATTCACAAGAAGGGGCGTTCTTTCAACTGTCAACAGCTTATATGATCCTTTGGGATTTGCAGCACCTATCACTATGCAAGGCAAGGCTCTAATCAGAGAACTGTGTTCTGAAAAATGTGATTGGGATGCACCATTACCATctgacaaagaaacacagtggAGAGCATGGCAAACCTCATTAGTAGACCTTGAGAAGCTCCAGATTCCAAGGCAGTACATTCACACGTCTCTGCATACTACACTACGgagagagctgtgtgtctttgcagaTGCTTCTACACTAGCAGTATCTGCTGTGGCCTACCTCAGGGCTTTTGATGAGGAGGGACAAGTTCATGTAGGATTCTGCATGGGGAAGTCCAAATTAGCTCCACGTCAGCCTCATACTGTCCCACGTCTAGAGCTATGCGCTGCCGTGCTTGCAGTTGAGTTGGCTGACACACTGCTGGAAGAACTTGATATTGAAATCCATGAAGTAAAATACTACACTGACAGCAAAGTTGTTTTAGGTTACATAAACAACACTAGTCGAAGGTTCTATGTGTATGTTGCCAACAGAGTAGCACGCATCAGGAAGTCAACTAATCCAACACAGTGGTACTTtgttaacacacaacacaacccTGCAGATCATGGTACACGACCGGTGCCAGTCTCTCTTCTTTGGAGTACCAGCTGGTTGACTGGGCCagactttttaaagaaagtcaGTGAAGATGCACCACCTCAGCCAGACTCATTTGAGCTTGTTGAACCAGCCTCAGATGTTGAGCTACGTCCACTGATTACAACATTCACTACAAAAGTTGGGACCACACAGCTTGGATCACACAGGTTTAAACGCTTCTCCAGATGGAGGCTTCTTATCCACGGAGTAGCCAAACTCATCCAGAAAATCAGATCCTCATTGAAAGCTCCCGAAAAAGATATGAAAAAATTAGACGAGTTAAAACAGGCAAAAAACATAATCATTCGGAGTGTGCAGGAGGAGGAGTTTAAGGAAGAACTTAAAAGTCTATCCAAAGGAAAGTTTGTACCTGAGCACAGTCCTCTTAAGAGCCTCAGCGTCATCCTAGATTCAGAGGGTTTGATAAGGATAGGTGGAAGATTGTCTTCTGCAGAAATCCCTTGGGAACAAAGACATCCTATAGTCATTCCAAAAAATTACCATGTAGCCCTTTTACTGGTTCAGTTCTACCATGAACAGGTCGCTCATCAAGGTAGACATATCACAGAAGGAGCAATTAGGTCTGCAGGGCTGTGGATTCTTGGAGGAAAAAGACTAGTGTCAAGTGTCATACACAAGTGCGTGACTTGCCGGAGACTAAGAGGAAAGATGGAGCAACAGAGAATGTCTGACATGCCCGCTGATCGTCTTACCCAAGCCCCTCCTTTCACACATGTAGGATTAGATGTGTTTGGACCATGGAATATCTGTGTTCGTCGTACAAGGAGTGGTGCGTCGGAGAACAAACGCTGGGCTGTTATGTTCACTTGTTTGGTCACAAGAGCAGTGCATATTGAAGTGATAGAGTCCCTCTCAACGTCAAGCTTCATTAATGCTCTGAGAAGGTTTGTGGCAATTAGAGGACCGGTAAAGCTTTTCCAGTCAGATCGTGGAACAAACTTTGTTGGTGCCTGCAAGGAGTTCCAGTTTGCTGCAGAAGATCCAGAACTTCAGTCTTACTTCAAGGACGAAGGATGTACTTGGAAGTTTAATCCTCCCTACTCGTCTCATATGGGGGGAGTATGGGAAAGAATGATAGGAGTTGCTCGACGCATCTTAGATGCTATGCTACTTAAGGTGCACACACCCAGCATATCACATGAAGTTCTTACTACGCTTATGGCAGAAGTCTCTGCTATAATGAATGGTCGCCCATTAGTTCCAATTTCAACAGATCCAGAGCAACCAGATTTGCTAACTCCTGGTTCAATTTTCACGCAGAAAACTGAGCTGGTATCTGCACCTCCTGGAGTATTTGATCCCAACGAGCTCCATAGAAAACAATGGAAGCAAGTACAATGCCTTGCTAATTCATTTTGGAAACGATGGCGTCAGGAATACCTTGCCACACTTCAGCCAAGGAGGAAATGGCAGGCAGTCGGACCTAACCTGGAGATAGGGGATGTTGTACTTCTGAAAGACAGCCAGGCTAAAAGAAATGAATGGCCCGTTGGACTAATTGTGAATACTTTTCCTGGACAAGACAATAGAGTCCGGAAGGTGGAAGTAAGGGTGGTCAAGGGAGGTACACCAAGGGTGTACATAAGACCCATCTCAGAATGTGTGTTATTGATTAAAGGTACATAG